The DNA window GGAAGCCAGGTGGGCCAGGGTTACCAGGGCAACCAGGTGCCAAAGGTGAGAGAGGACCCAAAGGACCACCAGGCCCTCCAGGCCTTCAGGGTCCTAAAGGAGAGAAGGGCTTCGGGATGCCAGGTCTGCCAGGCCTGAAGGGTCCTCCAGGGATGCATGGGCCTCCTGGCCCTGTAGGACTTCCAGGAGTAGGTAAGCCAGGagtgacaggcttccctgggccCCAGGGCCCCCTGGGAAAGCCAGGCCCTCCAGGAGAACCTGGGCCCCAAGGCCCTATCGGGGTCCCAGGGGTTCAAGGACCTCCTGGGATACCTGGAATTGGCAAACCGGGCCAGGATGGGATCCCTGGGCAGCCAGGATTTCCAGGTGGTAAAGGGGAGCAAGGCCTGCCAGGGCTACCAGGACCCCCAGGCCTTCCAGGGGTCGGGAAACCAGGTTTCCCTGGACCCAAAGGTGACAGGGGTGTTGGGGGTCTTCCTGGGCCTCTGGGACCAAGAGGGGAGAAAGGACCAGTAGGCGCTCCTGGACTGGGGGGTCCCCCAGGAGAGCCAGGCCTGCCTGGAATCCCAGGTCCTATGGGCCCTCCAGGTGCTATCGGTTTTCCTGGACCCAAAGGAGAAGGTGGGGTTGTGGGGCCACAGGGGCCACCAGGACCAAAGGGTGAGCCAGGGCTCCAAGGCTTCCCAGGAaagccaggcttccttggtgaAGTGGGGCCCCCCGGCATGAGGGGCTTGCCAGGTCCCATAGGGCCCAAGGGGGAGGCTGGGCTCAAAGGCTTGCCAGGACTACCGGGTGCCCCAGGGCTGCTTGGACCAAAGGGAGAGCCAGGAATCCCAGGGGAGCAGGGTTTACAGGGCCCCCCAGGCATCCCAGGGATTTCAGGCCCGAGTGGCCCCATTGGACCACCTGGAATTCCTGGCCCCAAAGGAGAACCCGGTCTCCCAGGGCCCCCGGggttccctggagtagggaagcctggagtagcAGGACTTCATGGCCCCCCGGGGAAGCCTGGTGCCCTCGGTCCCCAAGGCCAGCCTGGCCTTCCGGGACCCCCAGGCCCTCCGGGGCCCCCAGGACCCCCAGCTGTGATGCCCCCGACACCACCACCCCATGGAGAGTACCTGCCAGATATGGGGCTGGGAATCGAGGGAGCGAAACCCCCGCACGCCTACGGTGCTAAGAAAGGCAAGAATGGAGGAGGGCCGGCCTACGAGATGCCCGCGTTCACCGCTGAGCTGACGGCGCCTTTCCCGC is part of the Bos indicus x Bos taurus breed Angus x Brahman F1 hybrid chromosome 1, Bos_hybrid_MaternalHap_v2.0, whole genome shotgun sequence genome and encodes:
- the COL8A1 gene encoding collagen alpha-1(VIII) chain; the encoded protein is MRSGSSHLPIKAKCMLPAADQSTFPVLSCGSPRASLLDLTCSRSCSGSGAASEETETSPHVPQGGTSEDSGARFRRRPSLNVMAGPPSPLQLLGVLLTLSVGSIRLIHAGAYYGIKPLPPQIPAQIPPQIPQYQPLGQQVPHMPLGKDGLNVGKELPHMQYGKEYPHLPQYRKEVQPAPRMGKEAAPKKGKEIPLASLRGEQGPRGEPGPRGPPGPPGLPGQGIPGVKGKPGPQGYPGIGKPGMPGMPGKPGAMGMPGAKGEIGPKGEIGPMGIPGPQGPPGPHGLPGIGKPGGPGLPGQPGAKGERGPKGPPGPPGLQGPKGEKGFGMPGLPGLKGPPGMHGPPGPVGLPGVGKPGVTGFPGPQGPLGKPGPPGEPGPQGPIGVPGVQGPPGIPGIGKPGQDGIPGQPGFPGGKGEQGLPGLPGPPGLPGVGKPGFPGPKGDRGVGGLPGPLGPRGEKGPVGAPGLGGPPGEPGLPGIPGPMGPPGAIGFPGPKGEGGVVGPQGPPGPKGEPGLQGFPGKPGFLGEVGPPGMRGLPGPIGPKGEAGLKGLPGLPGAPGLLGPKGEPGIPGEQGLQGPPGIPGISGPSGPIGPPGIPGPKGEPGLPGPPGFPGVGKPGVAGLHGPPGKPGALGPQGQPGLPGPPGPPGPPGPPAVMPPTPPPHGEYLPDMGLGIEGAKPPHAYGAKKGKNGGGPAYEMPAFTAELTAPFPPVGAPVKFDKLLYNGRQNYNPQTGIFTCEVPGVYYFVYHVHCKGGNVWVALFKNNEPVMYTYDEYKKGFLDQASGSAVLLLRPGDRVFLQMPSEQAAGLYAGQYVHSSFSGYLLYPM